Proteins encoded by one window of Elaeis guineensis isolate ETL-2024a chromosome 12, EG11, whole genome shotgun sequence:
- the LOC140852925 gene encoding thioredoxin-like, with protein sequence MASAAAVLESLAAPRPRPTIIAASAPRVATAPVSTSLYPRRMGLLPEFSGLGIAPRRLRVLSASNVAISKGLRRGSVVCEAQRATIEVPEVTKSTWRSLVMECDTPVLVEFWAPWCGPCRMIHPIVGNLSKVYDGKLKCLNLNTDENQDIATEYGIRSIPTIMIFKNGEKKDTVIGAVPESTLITCIEKLIKKKQWRPGRKSQTMGESLI encoded by the exons ATGGCCTCCGCCGCAGCCGTTCTGGAGTCGCTCGCGGCTCCCCGCCCTCGCCCCACCATCATTGCGGCATCCGCACCGCGGGTGGCGACGGCGCCGGTTTCCACCTCTCTTTACCCCCGCAGAATGGGGCTCTTGCCGGAATTTAGTGGTTTGGGGATCGCTCCGCGCCGTCTAAGGGTTCTGTCAGCCTCTAACGTGGCGATTAGTAAGGGTCTTCGCCGTGGATCCGTGGTTTGTGAGGCGCAACGGGCCACCATAGAGG TTCCAGAAGTGACAAAATCAACCTGGCGGTCACTTGTTATGGAGTGTGATACTCCAGTGCTAGTCGAGTTTTGGGCTCCATGGTGTGGACCTTGCCGTATGATTCATCCTATTGTTGGCAACTTGTCAAAAGTATATGATGGAAAGCTTAAATGCTTGAATCTCAACACTGATGAGAACCAGGACATTGCGACCGAGTATGGAATTAGAAGCATTCCAACTATCATGATTTTTAAGAATGGTGAGAAGAAAGATACAGTTATTGGGGCTGTGCCCGAGAGCACTCTAATCACATGCATTGAGAAACTCATAAAGAA GAAGCAATGGAGGCCTGGCAGGAAGAGCCAGACAATGGgagaatctttgatataa
- the LOC105054897 gene encoding E3 ubiquitin-protein ligase RMA3, translated as MEVEGTVEGYVKESQVGKEPSKKCRVDSPSPSANSCFDCNICLDFVSEPVVTLCGHLYCWSCIYKWLQVQTTSHQQCPVCRAPLSEDTLVPLYGHGPSNKKESDQNLNIPHRPSIYQDHALIASVIEHQSSRAHEEEHFDIHPSIPQRQLSHHHHHQQHYPYSFGVMSASSSLLAAPVFHSMAGGVLGELAVAVFPGVFRNHEAGLYHRSRQYDLTASMNSPRRRRQQMLVESSLHQLWLFLFCCAVLCLLLF; from the coding sequence ATGGAGGTAGAAGGGACTGTGGAAGGGTATGTTAAGGAATCTCAGGTTGGGAAAGAGCCATCAAAGAAGTGCAGGGTGGATTCTCCTTCGCCTTCTGCGAATAGCTGCTTCGACTGCAACATCTGCCTGGACTTTGTGTCTGAACCTGTTGTCACCCTCTGTGGCCACCTCTACTGCTGGTCCTGCATCTACAAGTGGTTGCAAGTCCAGACTACTTCACATCAGCAGTGTCCTGTCTGCAGGGCCCCGCTCTCGGAGGACACTCTTGTCCCGCTCTATGGTCATGGTCCCAGTAACAAGAAGGAATCTGATCAGAACCTCAATATCCCCCACCGACCCTCCATTTACCAGGACCATGCTCTGATTGCTTCGGTTATTGAACACCAGTCCTCTCGTGCTCATGAGGAGGAACACTTTGATATCCATCCATCAATACCACAGAGACAACTTTCCCATCATCATCACCACCAACAACACTATCCTTATAGTTTTGGTGTCATGTCAGCATCTTCATCACTGCTGGCAGCGCCCGTGTTCCATTCCATGGCAGGTGGCGTGCTGGGGGAGTTGGCTGTTGCTGTCTTTCCTGGGGTGTTCCGGAATCATGAGGCTGGATTGTATCATAGGAGCCGCCAGTATGATTTAACAGCAAGTATGAACAGCCCAAGGCGTAGGCGGCAGCAGATGCTGGTGGAGAGCTCGCTGCACCAGCTATGGCTCTTCCTCTTCTGCTGTGCAGTTCTATGCCTTTTATTGTTCTGA